A region of the Sodalis ligni genome:
CGGGATTAAAGATTTTTGTGTAAGCCGGTTACCGAAAATCAGGCCTGCAGCGGATTCAGCGGTCATGTCCGGATGTTCTGGGCGAATTTGCAGCGCTACCACGACAAGCAGTGCTGCTTCGTGAATATTGTTGTCAAGCCAGTTGTCTATTAATGACAGTCCGGATCCCTGGATTCGGCATATCGGCTGCATGATACCCGCTTCTTCCCAAACGTCCTGCCAGATTTGATGGAATGTCTCATCATTGAGTGGGGTTTCGGATTCTATAACAAGTTGAAGGGGCATTTCCGCCGGCAAATATCCCAATGTTTCGGCGAAATCATTGAATATGGAGCCCAGTAGACGTTTCACCCCTTCCTCAATTGACTCAGCCACTATCAGCAATGAAAGCCTGCTGTGGCGAATGGCCTCTTTGCCCTGCCATGATCGTTGGGCTTTAAAGGCAATTTTGCTTTGCATTAAATTTAAAAGCTGCGAATCGGGATTATTTTCATCAAACGCAGTGTGTAGTGAAATACTAAGAATTTGCAGTGAACGGCGACCTCGCTGAGTTTGCTGAAATATATCAAGCCGGCGTTCCTCATCCCAGTTATCCGCCATGAGCTGCTGACTGGAATACAACAACCAGCGTCCGCCTGCCAGCAGCCCCCAGCACAAAGTGGGAAGCCCAAACGCCGCTGACCAAAATACGCTAGGTCGCTGGCTGGTGTGCTCGCCCCAAAACATTACCATAGCTATGACTCCCACCAACAAAATACAGATATATGCAATCAGCCATAGCAGCATTCGGGGAGGACCCGGCCGAAGTGCCAGCCCAGGAAAACGATTCAACCTGACAGGCATAAAGCTTAACTCTCGGTAACATGTGGCAAGGATGAAAGCAGTCTGCAGCCACAGGCACATCGATGCCCATGAAAAGCGACGGGGAAACTGTTATCACAGAATGTGGTATGGCCTTCGCTGATTGATGTGCCCCCGTGTTTTGGACAAGCCACGTCATCACCCTTTCG
Encoded here:
- a CDS encoding PAAR domain-containing protein; translated protein: MNGIIRIGDKTTHGGTVTSGSQVMKFGGIGVARKGDDVACPKHGGTSISEGHTTFCDNSFPVAFHGHRCACGCRLLSSLPHVTES